gataaatttcttaaatatactgatagaataaatattcatgaataaataaatattttattgatttttaattttttggaatgAAAAAGTTCATCAATCCAAATaatcattcttttattttcgTAGCGCTACAAAATCCATGACCTTCCAAAAGAAATGTATAGTCCATCCTTCGAGGTGGCTCAATGATTTAGGCTTGAGACTTTCATATTGAAgatctcaagttcgaaacctcTTGTTGTAAAGGATTCGCCTTCTAGGTCGAGCTTGTCACACGAGCTTGCTTAGTCTGGGTTAACTCTCCAGTGTGATTTGCAAGATATTACATAAGACCGGGAGTCTCTAGGTCGAGCTCGTTACACGAGCTTGCTTAGTCTGGGTTAACTCTCCAGTGTGGTTTGCAAGATATTGCATAAGACCGTGAGTTTTACCTTGTGCATCCCTAAGgatagggatggcaatggggtggggcggggcgggttgagcttaacccgcAAAAAATTTAATCCACCCCGCGCCGCATAGACCCGCCCTGCATGAACCTGCcccgcataatttttttaatattttctttttctagttatgtttgatactaaaaataaaattcataaaaataaattcattttttcattaagttgtattaatttaataggataatgacttaaaatcttatttttttgaGGTCAACtgggaaacatgtaagaaattgtattattttttattgaagaattttcatttattatcttgaatattttagtagttttaatgaaactatcttaataaataatgttttaccactcttataacatgtaaaaagttaaaattaagtttgaactcACATaatcacatatacccgcaaccccccccccctgccccacaataatttttaaaaaacctaCTTCAACCCGCCCCACACAACCTTAAACCTGCCCCACCCCATATAGCCTTAAACCCATCCCGCATCCGCGccaccccattgccatccctaccTAAGGATAGTAGCTTAGAATTTCCCTTTGTcattaaaaactataaaaagctagaaaaatacTATTCATAATAGGAAGGCAAGGAACACTGCCTTGTTTATCATAATTTTCAAAAGGTTTCCAAGGAACAGAAAAGCTAACAAAATCACAATATCATATACCTTTACATCAACTCATTCACTGAAATAATGTTATAGATCCACTGAAGTGAAGGTTAcataataagaagaaaaaaatgggaGTAGCAAATACAAATTTGGTCTGAACAAATGGAAGGccttaaaatctgaaaattggCTAAAACTCTAAAACCAAAAAACATAACCATACTTGGACAAGTTATTAGGCAGGATGCTGGGACAAAAATGTTCATAACTTGTACTGCAAAAATGTTCTACTCAGAGAAAGATTGCAGTTGGATTGCCTGGTGATGGTGGATTCTGCCTCACGACTGCACCATGAGGCCCTGCTCTCTCCAGGGCATCATCTATCATAGAAAAGATCTCCAATCTCTCGAGACCAAGCTGTCTTTTGATCAAGTCTGAGTTCTTCTCAAGGACTTCAATCTCACCAAAAGGAAGCCTCAGGTCCAACGCTTGAACCCCAACTGCCAATACTTCGTCTTTCTTGAACCTCAAGAAAGGCATACAGAGCTTTTGTATTTGTTTGAAATTGCCTTGCTGTGCAATATCACTCTTCTGCAATTCGGAGAGGATTTCTTTATCAGGTGCAAAGGAGCCGGTTGAAGTATCAAATTTCCTCTGCAGAATCCCCAAACATTCCTTTTTCCACCCACCATACTGCTCATCCACATATATTAGGCCCACGGTAGGTTTGTTTTGGCTATTCAGATTTACATTTCCTTTCTTTGAACCAGAAACCTGCTTCTGAAGTAGCTTCCTCATCGAGATAATCGTGTCTTGCAAATATTTGTTGGCCTTCTTAAGGGTAAGATCTGGCAAATCAGCCTCTGGCCACCCAGATTTTATGACACAACCATCCTTCTTCAAAAGCTCTCTCCAGGCATATTCAGCATAGTGTGGACAGATTGGAGCAATAAGTCGCGTTTGAACATCCATAAATCGCCATAGCAAATTCCAGTTCATGCCTCCTGAACCACAGGAAAGCCTGTACTCATCTCTGGCAGCCTGAAGATCATAAAAACCAGATTTCAGAGCTTCCCGAAATATGTATTCACTATAGTTCTTCTCTGCAGTCCTAACTGCAATATTAATTTCATTAGCAAACACACGGTCTGCATATGTGGATGGTGGCCCATTTCTTAAAGATGGCTCTGCAGAAAGAACCTCCTGCATCCATGCTATTTCTTTTGTGAGACGTAAGATGGCAGCATTAGCTGTTTCAAAGACAAAGTTAGCATCGTCCATCCCATCACCTGCATCTGCAAGAGCAAAGCGTGTGGCATCAGCTGAAAACTCTTCAATTGCCTGCCGGAGTGTTCGGAAATTTCCAGTAGACTTGGACATCTTCTCAGAGTTGAGCATTATATGCCCATTGCATCTGAAACCACGCGGCCAGTGATGTTTAGGGAACATGGCAGTGTGGTTGTAGATGCAAAAGGTAAGATGATTCTGAATAAGATCCTTGCCAGAAACTCTGAGATCGAACGGATACCAGTAGTCAAATTCCTGCTTCATCTCCTTGAGAAGAGATGAAGATATAGAAGAATTTTCAGGAAAAGGTCCATTACAGAACAAGAATTCCCAGATCTCATCGGTCAGCTGCTCTGGTTTCACTGAAGAATGATCATTACCATACATGTCCCCTTTCTGCAAGAAATGTGCCACAGTGTAATATGCCATATAAACTGTGGAATCAGACAAGGACTCAACTAAGAAATCCTCATCCCAAGGAATACGAGTTCCCAGCCCAAAATTGCGAGAGCAAGCCCACTGATTAAGCCAGCTAAGAGTGTGTTCAAAACCATGCCGTGTCTCATCAGAGTAGAGATTCATACTGGCCAAACACTCTTCTGCAGCGTTCCTCCATTCTGATTCTCCGTAAGTGAGATACCACTGATCAGTTAAAGCCACAACACACTCATCCCCAGATCTCGACATGACCTTCTTCTCAGGTTCACTATATATTACCGCTTGATTCATCTCCAAAAGGTTGCTCCTGATCAGACCTTTTGCTTCTTGGACTTTCATACCAGCAAATTCTCCAACAATCATGGTTCCTTCGTAAAACCCACCCTTGTAAATTGTTTTCTTTGCCTCATCAAGCTTATCTCTCTCATTCTGgctcttgatttttttttcaatacaaatTCTCTCAGCTGACCTGTCTCCAAAATCTGGATGGTTGATAATTGGGACCATCTCAAACGGCAAGACCCACTCATCCTTCACACCAAATTTGGCCCTGAAAGCTGGCTTTGACTTCAAATCATGTAGGGCCATATAATCATCGGGGGAATCACTAGGAACACTAGTTACAATTCCTGTACCTTTTTCAGTAAGGACAGATAACATGGGCAGAGTGTATATTGTCTTATTAAATGCCAAGGGAGACCTCAGGGGCAAACCTATAAGATCTTGACCAGACAATTCAAGCAAACAACTCGGCTTCTCAGGGATCCGAGACAACCTCTGATAGGCTAGATTAAGAGCTGCCTTATAAGTCAACACAAAAACCTCAGTATCATTAATCTCAAACACCCCATATTTTCCTTCAGGCAAAACCCAAGCATTTGTTTGCCCATACATGGTCTCTGGTCTCAGCGTAGCTGCTGCGAGATATACCTTTTTCCCCTCCAGAACACTCATCTTTGGTGGAAAAGGTGGGAGAACTTCCATCTTGATAAGAGTGTACTCCTGAGGGATAACTCCTTCACCAGAAGCGCGGTCATGGTCGGCACATGGCTGACCATCTAGGGGCGAATATACGGTGTACCTGAGATCTTTAACAATTTTTCCAGAGGCTTTCAGCTTCCGCATTTGCCACCGTACAAACGAATCAAAGTACGGATTCATATCAGTTGTAATAAAAGTTCTACGCCAATCACAACCCAAGCCAAACTCCTTCAGATCCTCTACAGCCAGAGGTGGAAAGTATGTTAGCCAGTAATATGGGTCTGTAAACCTCGCAATTTCCTCGTCAGACAGACCATAACTCCTCATTATCTCCCACTGGTACTTAACACCCCCAGTCTTTGCAAGAACCTTTGATTTCTTTCCTTTAAAGTTTCCACCCGGCAAACCCTGATTTCCTTCAGCCTCAACCTTCACTTCTGTTTCAACACTCTCCTCTTCCTTCACAACAGGAAACACGGGTGGGTTCCCAAACCTCGATATCTCCCTCGAAAGCTTATCAGCAGATGCCTTTATGGGCATTCCTGTGCAGTGAAATGCAAAAGGCAAAAGAACACTAGCACCTCTCAATCGGTGATATGCAGCTGCAAATTCAAGCTTTGACAATGAAAAAGCATGGCCCAAATGTAGATATCCATTCATATAAGGGAAAGGGAAATTCCCAAAGAACTTTTCACCCACTTTAGGAGTCGATTCTTTAGGTTCAGCTCTGAAAACATCACCGTCTGTCCACCACTTATGAACCTGTTTCTCTATGTCTAACAATTGGTTCCTTCGGGCAAAACTTCTGCCACCTTCTTCTGCCATCACTTCTCTATCAGCAAACCCACAGAATCTGCATAAAATAGGAAAT
The Solanum stenotomum isolate F172 chromosome 12, ASM1918654v1, whole genome shotgun sequence DNA segment above includes these coding regions:
- the LOC125848395 gene encoding leucine--tRNA ligase, cytoplasmic-like, encoding MAEEGGRSFARRNQLLDIEKQVHKWWTDGDVFRAEPKESTPKVGEKFFGNFPFPYMNGYLHLGHAFSLSKLEFAAAYHRLRGASVLLPFAFHCTGMPIKASADKLSREISRFGNPPVFPVVKEEESVETEVKVEAEGNQGLPGGNFKGKKSKVLAKTGGVKYQWEIMRSYGLSDEEIARFTDPYYWLTYFPPLAVEDLKEFGLGCDWRRTFITTDMNPYFDSFVRWQMRKLKASGKIVKDLRYTVYSPLDGQPCADHDRASGEGVIPQEYTLIKMEVLPPFPPKMSVLEGKKVYLAAATLRPETMYGQTNAWVLPEGKYGVFEINDTEVFVLTYKAALNLAYQRLSRIPEKPSCLLELSGQDLIGLPLRSPLAFNKTIYTLPMLSVLTEKGTGIVTSVPSDSPDDYMALHDLKSKPAFRAKFGVKDEWVLPFEMVPIINHPDFGDRSAERICIEKKIKSQNERDKLDEAKKTIYKGGFYEGTMIVGEFAGMKVQEAKGLIRSNLLEMNQAVIYSEPEKKVMSRSGDECVVALTDQWYLTYGESEWRNAAEECLASMNLYSDETRHGFEHTLSWLNQWACSRNFGLGTRIPWDEDFLVESLSDSTVYMAYYTVAHFLQKGDMYGNDHSSVKPEQLTDEIWEFLFCNGPFPENSSISSSLLKEMKQEFDYWYPFDLRVSGKDLIQNHLTFCIYNHTAMFPKHHWPRGFRCNGHIMLNSEKMSKSTGNFRTLRQAIEEFSADATRFALADAGDGMDDANFVFETANAAILRLTKEIAWMQEVLSAEPSLRNGPPSTYADRVFANEINIAVRTAEKNYSEYIFREALKSGFYDLQAARDEYRLSCGSGGMNWNLLWRFMDVQTRLIAPICPHYAEYAWRELLKKDGCVIKSGWPEADLPDLTLKKANKYLQDTIISMRKLLQKQVSGSKKGNVNLNSQNKPTVGLIYVDEQYGGWKKECLGILQRKFDTSTGSFAPDKEILSELQKSDIAQQGNFKQIQKLCMPFLRFKKDEVLAVGVQALDLRLPFGEIEVLEKNSDLIKRQLGLERLEIFSMIDDALERAGPHGAVVRQNPPSPGNPTAIFL